A genomic segment from Sciurus carolinensis chromosome 1, mSciCar1.2, whole genome shotgun sequence encodes:
- the Smim1 gene encoding small integral membrane protein 1 isoform X2, which yields MQPPESSVHYSKWDDSSRDEVSMAAVSSTEEASCSRRIARKLCTGKLGKAMKVLGGVALFWVIFILGYVTGYYVHKCK from the exons ATGCAGCCCCCGGAGAGCAGCGTCCATTACAGCAAGTGGGATGACAGCAGCAGGGACGAGGTCAGCATGGCTGCTGTGTCCAGCACAGAGGAGGCCTCCTGCAGCAGGAG GATCGCCCGGAAGCTGTGCACGGGCAAGCTGGGGAAGGCCATGAAGGTGCTGGGCGGAGTGGCCCTCTTCTGGGTCATCTTCATCCTGGGCTACGTCACGGGCTACTATGTGCACAAGTGCAAATAA
- the Lrrc47 gene encoding leucine-rich repeat-containing protein 47 isoform X1: MAAAAVSEPWPELEVAERERRRELLLTGPGLEERVRAAGGRLPPRLFTLPLLHYLEVSGCGSLRAPGPGLAQGLPQLHSLVLRRNALGPGLSPELGPLPALRVLDLSGNALESLPPGQGLGPAEPPGLPQLQSLNLSGNRLRELPADLARCAPRLQSLNLTGNCLDAFPAALFRPGALPLLSELAAADNCLRELSPDIAHLASLKTLDLSNNQLSEIPAELADCPKLKEVNFRGNKLRDKRLEKMVTGCQTKSILEYLRVGGRGCGRGSGRGKGRAEVTEKEDSGKKRRERKQRRESGEGEEEAADAARLLLRVLHVSENPSPLTVRVSPEVRDVRPYIVGAVVRGMDLRPGNALKRFLTSQTRLHEELCGKRTAATIATHDLRALRGPLLYAARPPQDLKIVPLGRKEAKAKELVRQLQLEAEEQRKQKKRQSVSGLHRYLHLLDGKESYPCLMDADGDVISFPPITNSEKTKIKKTTSDLFLEVTSATSLQICKDVMDTLILKMAEMNKHTLENKEEGSFSDTDSDAVSGQLSDPQVNPGAGKDGQCPLVVEQVRVLDLEGSLKVVYPSKADLATAPPHVTVLR, encoded by the exons ATGGCGGCGGCTGCGGTGTCCGAACCCTGGCCGGAGCTGGAGGTTGCGGAGCGCGAGCGGCGGCGCGAGCTGCTGCTGACCGGCCCGGGGCTGGAGGAACGGGtgcgggcggcgggcgggcgACTGCCGCCGCGGCTCTTCACGCTGCCGCTGCTACACTACCTGGAGGTGAGCGGCTGTGGCAGCCTGCGCGCGCCGGGGCCGGGCCTGGCGCAGGGCCTGCCGCAGCTGCACAGCCTCGTGCTGCGGCGCAACGCGCTGGGGCCGGGCCTGAGCCCGGAGCTGGGCCCGCTGCCTGCACTGCGCGTGCTCGACCTGTCCGGCAACGCGCTGGAGTCGCTGCCGCCGGGCCAGGGCTTGGGCCCTGCGGAGCCGCCCGGCCTGCCGCAGCTGCAAAGCCTCAACCTCAGCGGCAACCGGCTGCGCGAGCTGCCCGCCGACCTGGCGCGTTGCGCCCCGCGCCTGCAGAGCCTCAACCTCACCGGCAACTGCCTGGACGCCTTCCCCGCCGCGCTCTTCCGCCCCGGCGCGCTGCCCCTGCTCAGCGAGCTGGCGGCTGCGGACAACTGTCTAAGAGAGCTCAGCCCCGACATCGCGCACCTGGCCTCGCTCAAG ACCCTGGACCTCTCCAACAACCAGCTGAGCGAGATTCCTGCTGAGCTGGCCGACTGCCCCAAGCTCAAGGAGGTCAACTTCCGAGGGAACAAGCTTCGAGACAAACGCCTAGAGAAGATGGTCACCGGCTGCCAGACCAAGTCCATCCTGGAGTACCTGCGTGTCGGCGGCCGGGGCTGCGGCCGGGGCAGTGGCCGGGGCAAGGGCAGGGCAGAGGTCACTGAGAAGGAGGACAGcgggaagaagaggagagagcgGAAGCAGAGGCGGGAGAGCGgcgagggggaggaggaggcagcagatGCAGCCAGGCTGCTGCTTAGGGTCCTGCACGTCTCTGAAAACCCCTCGCCCCTGACGGTCAGAGTCAGCCCCGAGGTCAGGGACGTGCGGCCATACATCGTGGGGGCAGTCGTGCGGGGCATGGACCTGCGGCCTGGAAACGCACTCAAGCGCTTCCTCACCTCCCAG ACCAGACTCCACGAAGAACTCTGTGGGAAGAGGACGGCAGCCACCATTGCCACCCATGACCTGCGTGCCCTGCGGGGACCCTTGCTGTATGCTGCCCGGCCGCCCCAGGACCTCAAG ATTGTCCCCCTGGGGCGGAAAGAAGCCAAGGCCAAGGAGCTGGTGCGGCAGCTACAGCTGGAGGCCGAGGAGCAGCGGAAGCAGAAGAAGAGGCAGAGTGTCTCCGGGCTGCACAG GTATCTTCACTTACTGGATGGGAAGGAAAGTTACCCTTGTCTCATGGACGCAGACGGAGATGTGATTTCTTTCCCACCGATAACAAACAGTGAGAAGACCAAG ATTAAGAAGACAACCAGTGATCTGTTCTTGGAAGTAACCAGTGCCACTAGTCTGCAGATCTGCAAAGATGTCATGGACACCCTCATACTG AAAATGgcagaaatgaacaaacacactttagaaaataaagaggaaggaTCGTTCTCCGATACGGACAGTGATGCAGTTTCTGGACAACTTTCCGATCCTCAAGTGAACCCTGGTGCTGGGAAGGATGGACAGTGCCCCCTCGTGGTGGAGCAGGTCCGCGTGCTGGACCTGGAGGGGAGCTTGAAGGTGGTGTACCCGTCCAAGGCCGACCTGGCCACAGCTCCTCCCCATGTCACAGTCCTTCGCTGA
- the Lrrc47 gene encoding leucine-rich repeat-containing protein 47 isoform X2 — MAAAAVSEPWPELEVAERERRRELLLTGPGLEERVRAAGGRLPPRLFTLPLLHYLEVSGCGSLRAPGPGLAQGLPQLHSLVLRRNALGPGLSPELGPLPALRVLDLSGNALESLPPGQGLGPAEPPGLPQLQSLNLSGNRLRELPADLARCAPRLQSLNLTGNCLDAFPAALFRPGALPLLSELAAADNCLRELSPDIAHLASLKTLDLSNNQLSEIPAELADCPKLKEVNFRGNKLRDKRLEKMVTGCQTKSILEYLRVGGRGCGRGSGRGKGRAEVTEKEDSGKKRRERKQRRESGEGEEEAADAARLLLRVLHVSENPSPLTVRVSPEVRDVRPYIVGAVVRGMDLRPGNALKRFLTSQTRLHEELCGKRTAATIATHDLRALRGPLLYAARPPQDLKIVPLGRKEAKAKELVRQLQLEAEEQRKQKKRQSVSGLHRYLHLLDGKESYPCLMDADGDVISFPPITNSEKTKIKKTTSDLFLEVTSATSLQICKDVMDTLILIFYICRKWQK, encoded by the exons ATGGCGGCGGCTGCGGTGTCCGAACCCTGGCCGGAGCTGGAGGTTGCGGAGCGCGAGCGGCGGCGCGAGCTGCTGCTGACCGGCCCGGGGCTGGAGGAACGGGtgcgggcggcgggcgggcgACTGCCGCCGCGGCTCTTCACGCTGCCGCTGCTACACTACCTGGAGGTGAGCGGCTGTGGCAGCCTGCGCGCGCCGGGGCCGGGCCTGGCGCAGGGCCTGCCGCAGCTGCACAGCCTCGTGCTGCGGCGCAACGCGCTGGGGCCGGGCCTGAGCCCGGAGCTGGGCCCGCTGCCTGCACTGCGCGTGCTCGACCTGTCCGGCAACGCGCTGGAGTCGCTGCCGCCGGGCCAGGGCTTGGGCCCTGCGGAGCCGCCCGGCCTGCCGCAGCTGCAAAGCCTCAACCTCAGCGGCAACCGGCTGCGCGAGCTGCCCGCCGACCTGGCGCGTTGCGCCCCGCGCCTGCAGAGCCTCAACCTCACCGGCAACTGCCTGGACGCCTTCCCCGCCGCGCTCTTCCGCCCCGGCGCGCTGCCCCTGCTCAGCGAGCTGGCGGCTGCGGACAACTGTCTAAGAGAGCTCAGCCCCGACATCGCGCACCTGGCCTCGCTCAAG ACCCTGGACCTCTCCAACAACCAGCTGAGCGAGATTCCTGCTGAGCTGGCCGACTGCCCCAAGCTCAAGGAGGTCAACTTCCGAGGGAACAAGCTTCGAGACAAACGCCTAGAGAAGATGGTCACCGGCTGCCAGACCAAGTCCATCCTGGAGTACCTGCGTGTCGGCGGCCGGGGCTGCGGCCGGGGCAGTGGCCGGGGCAAGGGCAGGGCAGAGGTCACTGAGAAGGAGGACAGcgggaagaagaggagagagcgGAAGCAGAGGCGGGAGAGCGgcgagggggaggaggaggcagcagatGCAGCCAGGCTGCTGCTTAGGGTCCTGCACGTCTCTGAAAACCCCTCGCCCCTGACGGTCAGAGTCAGCCCCGAGGTCAGGGACGTGCGGCCATACATCGTGGGGGCAGTCGTGCGGGGCATGGACCTGCGGCCTGGAAACGCACTCAAGCGCTTCCTCACCTCCCAG ACCAGACTCCACGAAGAACTCTGTGGGAAGAGGACGGCAGCCACCATTGCCACCCATGACCTGCGTGCCCTGCGGGGACCCTTGCTGTATGCTGCCCGGCCGCCCCAGGACCTCAAG ATTGTCCCCCTGGGGCGGAAAGAAGCCAAGGCCAAGGAGCTGGTGCGGCAGCTACAGCTGGAGGCCGAGGAGCAGCGGAAGCAGAAGAAGAGGCAGAGTGTCTCCGGGCTGCACAG GTATCTTCACTTACTGGATGGGAAGGAAAGTTACCCTTGTCTCATGGACGCAGACGGAGATGTGATTTCTTTCCCACCGATAACAAACAGTGAGAAGACCAAG ATTAAGAAGACAACCAGTGATCTGTTCTTGGAAGTAACCAGTGCCACTAGTCTGCAGATCTGCAAAGATGTCATGGACACCCTCATACTG ATCTTTTACATTTGCAGAAAATGgcagaaatga